A single genomic interval of Polaribacter vadi harbors:
- a CDS encoding SDR family NAD(P)-dependent oxidoreductase produces the protein MSNTNGNVAVITGATGGIGFEVAKRLGKDGYIVILNGIDDAAGADRLKELTESGITAEYFGFDVTDEHAVTSNINTIGEKYGKIDVLVNNAGGLGGRSRFEEMTTEFYRFVMALNLDSAFFASRAAIPFLKKSDYASIINYTSNAGWNAGGPGAGIYGTSKAGVHAITRALAKDLAEYGIRVNAVSPGTIDTPFHAQIKATKPEVFASWANNIMLGRLGKPEDVAGVVSFLASKDAAFITAETIQIGGGQALGI, from the coding sequence ATGAGTAATACAAATGGTAATGTAGCTGTAATAACAGGAGCTACTGGAGGAATTGGTTTTGAAGTAGCTAAAAGATTAGGTAAAGATGGCTACATAGTAATATTAAATGGTATTGATGATGCAGCTGGAGCTGATAGATTAAAAGAGCTTACTGAAAGTGGAATTACAGCAGAATATTTTGGTTTTGATGTTACAGATGAACATGCAGTTACATCTAACATCAATACAATTGGAGAAAAATACGGAAAAATTGATGTACTTGTAAACAATGCAGGTGGTTTAGGTGGTAGATCTCGTTTTGAAGAAATGACAACTGAATTCTATAGATTTGTAATGGCTTTAAATTTAGATTCAGCATTTTTTGCTTCAAGAGCAGCAATTCCTTTCTTGAAGAAAAGTGATTATGCATCAATTATAAATTATACTTCTAACGCAGGTTGGAATGCTGGTGGACCAGGTGCAGGTATTTATGGAACTTCAAAAGCTGGTGTGCATGCAATTACAAGAGCTCTAGCTAAAGATTTAGCAGAATATGGAATTAGAGTAAATGCAGTTTCTCCTGGAACTATAGATACTCCTTTTCATGCACAAATTAAAGCGACAAAACCAGAAGTTTTTGCTTCTTGGGCAAATAATATTATGTTAGGTAGATTAGGAAAACCAGAAGATGTTGCTGGAGTTGTTTCTTTTTTAGCTAGCAAAGATGCTGCTTTTATAACTGCAGAAACTATCCAAATTGGTGGTGGACAAGCTTTAGGAATTTAA